In Pomacea canaliculata isolate SZHN2017 linkage group LG12, ASM307304v1, whole genome shotgun sequence, a single genomic region encodes these proteins:
- the LOC112576809 gene encoding bifunctional polynucleotide phosphatase/kinase-like has product MRAFRCFCTEAAGNVSYQSLTSVLDHFKHLYYHSPLVYVLFLRLKIAMEGCFLECLQRSHDPIPLPDGIPVKLGRSPLTKITDPRCSRSQVEVTANWETQNILVKQLGTNITSVDGKDLHQGETVHMSPTSTLFVLKGIYPHRIHFRKSSPVAADDTTDKDKSADSKTVPNLSEKLKRAHPENNHKTGEHTPAKKQKLLDHKLDNEVKKEKETEKVSLGKTESLTRINGAETSYSKKVSEHFTSLKTKSPGPDEDGAQHKANSKSKRESTDNNGLPGKTKSVKRLQADSTDEDSQIEDVSRKLKELKESAKAKKLEKARDEEKQSSLNKSSSSLSKKKSSSEMSSKNKPKREGKPAKESEWVCHENKLYIFTSKGVKASDKIAGFDIDGTIITTQSGRVFAKDMTDWKVLMPEVFGKLKHLYAAGYKIAFFTNQLGVGRGKLLIEDLQNKFEKVVDKLQVPIQIFVSTSGGFYRKPAPGMWQMLKKQRNDGIPISLAESFFVGDAAGRPENWAPKKKKDFSCSDRLFAINAGLKFHTPEEFFLGQKPAPFNLPEFDPRSLNKDAPLVPLGEELISPEQEVVVFVGFQASGKSFFARHYLIPKGYVYVNQDTLKSWQRCVSECNKALANGSRVVIDNTNVDPESRARYIDCAKKAGKPCRCFFFDLSIAHCRHNERFREIIDSSHKPINEQIFHSTKNKFKEPELREGFSKILRINFVPKFENKLHEKIYRQFLLEK; this is encoded by the exons ATGAGGGCTTTCCGCTGCTTCTGCACTGAGGCCGCAGGCAATGTGTCGTACCAATCTCTAACATCTGTGTTAGATCACTTTAAACATCTTTACTATCATAGTCCGTTAGTTTACGTACTTTTCCTGCGCCTGAAAATTGCCATGGAAGGCTGCTTCCTTGAATGTCTACAACGTTCGCATGATCCTATACCTCTTCCTGACGGCATCCCAGTCAAGCTTGGCCGATCGCCTCTCACCAAGATTACAGACCCGCGATGTTCGCGATCGCAAG TGGAAGTGACAGCAAATTgggaaacacaaaacatactGGTGAAGCAGCTTGGCACTAATATTACATCTGTGGATGGAAAGGACTTGCATCAGGGCGAGACAGTTCATATGTCCCCGACGTCAACACTTTTTGTTCTCAAAGGTATATATCCTCATAGGATACACTTCAGAAAGTCTTCTCCAgtagcagcagacgacacaacagACAAAGATAAATCTGCCGACAGTAAAACTGTACCAAATTTAAGTGAGAAACTGAAAAGAGCTCACCcagaaaataatcacaaaacagGGGAGCATACTCCAGCCAAGAAACAAAAGCTTTTGGATCACAAGCTTGATAATGaggttaaaaaagagaaagagactgaAAAAGTGTCTCTAGGGAAAACAGAGTCACTGACAAGAATTAATGGTGCAGAAACCTCTTATAGCAAAAAAGTCAGTGAACATTTCACTTCTTTGAAAACTAAGTCTCCTGGACCAGATGAAGATGGTGCTCAGCATAAAGCCAACAGTAAAAGTAAAAGAGAGTCCACAGACAATAATGGGCTGCCTGGGAAAACTAAGTCTGTGAAAAGGCTTCAGGCAGACAGCACAGATGAAGATTCACAGATTGAGGATGTGTCTCGAAAACTCAAAGAATTAAAGGAATCTGCAAAAGCCAAAAAGTTAGAAAAAGCCAGAGATGAAGAGAAGCAATCATCCTTAAATAAATCATCTAGTTCTTTAAGTAAGAAGAAAAGTTCATCAGAGATGTCATCGAAAAACAAGCCCAAAAGGGAAGGTAAACCTGCTAAGGAGTCAGAGTGGGTGtgtcatgaaaataaattatacatattcACTTCCAAGGGAGTTAAAGCCAGTGACAAG ATTGCAGGCTTTGATATTGATGGCACCATAATCACCACCCAGTCTGGTCGTGTCTTCGCTAAAGATATGACAGATTGGAA AGTGCTGATGCCTGAAGTATTTGGTAAACTGAAACACCTTTATGCTGCAGGATATAAGATAGCTTTCTTCACAAATCAG cTAGGTGTTGGGAGAGGTAAGCTGCTCATTGAAGACCTCCAAAACAAGTTTGAGAAGGTGGTAGACAAGCTGCAAGTCCCTATTCAGATCTTTGTGTCCACTTCTGGAGGCTTCTATCGCAAGCCTGCTCCAGGAATGTGGCAGATGCTGAAAAAACAG AGGAATGATGGCATTCCAATCAGCCTTGCAGAGAGTTTCTTTGTGGGAG ATGCTGCTGGGCGACCTGAGAATTGGGCacccaaaaagaaaaaggatttttCATGCAGTGATAGATTA TTTGCCATCAATGCAGGCCTGAAATTTCACACCCCAGAGGAATTCTTCTTGGGGCAGAAACCGGCTCCATTTAATCTGCCTGAGTTTGACCCT AGAAGTCTCAATAAAGATGCACCTTTAGTTCCCTTAGGGGAGGAGCTGATAAGTCCTGAACAAGAA gtggtggtgtttgtgggATTTCAAGCAT CTGGTAAATCCTTCTTTGCTCGTCACTACCTGATACCTAAGGGCTACGTGTATGTCAATCAG GACACACTAAAGAGCTGGCAaaggtgtgtcagtgagtgCAACAAGGCTTTGGCAAATGGCAGCAGAGTTGTTATAGACAACACCAATGTTGACCCCGAGTCTCGAGCAAG ATATATAGACTGTGCCAAGAAAGCAGGGAAGCCTTGccgttgtttcttttttgatcTTTCCATCGCCCACTGTCGACATAATGAAAGG TTTCGAGAGATAATAGACTCTTCGCATAAGCCAATCAACGAACAGATCTTCCATTCCACCAA GAACAAGTTTAAAGAACCAGAATTGAGAGAGGGCTTCAGTAAGATCCTCAGAATTAACTTTGTACCAAAGTTTGAGAACAAGCTACATGAGAAGATTTATCGACAGTTCCTTCTGGAAAAGTGA
- the LOC112576810 gene encoding glycosylphosphatidylinositol anchor attachment 1 protein-like — protein sequence MGLLTDTKQRQRLVSVLSRHHQKLSVLLYVVGLVWFLALAYEPLNASTYFSENALLPGLVDSNLPSEFFSLHQYAEALKAEMQKDKKRVPKDWIFRQFQNLGLETYRHNFTIKYPFKMAISQDLVGENIFAILRARRAASTEALVMATPLRAASTTKTQTDGGIAVMLGLAEQFRKNPYWAKDVIFLLSEFDEVGVHAWLDAYHETRSQYVIPDELPGRSGAIQAAINLEIPRDKIQYVNIKIEGLNGQLPNLDLFNLAVRLCRREQVLVTFHHRSDHYEADSWDSFQHSLVTMLHMMWSQASGAPSGGHGLFHRYHIEALTLEGVRFKKGFKNHPLEKIARVTEGIFRSLNNLLERFHQSFFFYLLPATDRYVSIGLYMPPFGLMVAAAAIKALALWIETHPSSTDNEEDSGNKESLEAKTDKEEKAKDHNVEAEKSGEATKDNEKPGEDEGKKCEKISGETTEGQHQSPGEETDGTQDVSLNEDSDDEFELQMTGLLTVTPMILVSFLLGLMAYTAPYILTRFTPSMKMKPDDTILFGILAVFSAALSYPYLMSRKAAPEDQLTVDWRLLQCVGLFMQGLVLMALSVMNISLAFFLAASSIPVTGFIKGTNQRVLRVLQLFALLVISPLGLLIIASLVNASLEKNFSGKLVDLVAGGYEHMKEMIFLLLVDQYLFSSWTYTIICFAILPTWLVFWAVPFNSP from the exons ATGGGGCTACTGACGGACACAAAGCAACGACAGAGACTGGTGAGCGTTTTAAGTCGGCATCATCAGAAACTGTCCGTGCTGCTGTATGTTGTGGGGTTGGTGTGGTTCCTTGCTTTGGCCTATGAACCTCTAAATGCCAGCACCTACTTTTCAGAAAATGCTCTTCTTCCAG GACTGGTGGACTCTAACCTTCCATCagaatttttctctcttcatcaGTATGCAGAGGCTCTAAAAGCAGAGatgcagaaagacaaaaa aAGAGTTCCAAAAGACTGGATCTTCAGACAGTTTCAGAATCTTGGACTTGAAACTTACAGACATAATTTCACCATCAAGTATCCCTTCAAAATGGCAATTAGTCAG GACCTGGTTGGAGAGAACATTTTTGCAATTCTCCGTGCCCGTCGTGCAGCAAGCACAGAAGCTCTTGTGATGGCAACACCCCTGCGTGCAGCTAGTACCACAAAGACACAGACGGATGGTGGCATTGCTGTAATGCTTGGCCTTGCGGAACAGTTTCGCA AAAATCCTTACTGGGCAAAGGATGTCATCTTTCTCCTTAGTGAGTTTGATGAGGTTGGAGTCCACGCCTGGCTAGATGCTTATCATGAGACCAGATCACAGT ATGTCATTCCTGATGAACTTCCTGGGCGAAGTGGTGCTATTCAGGCAGCCATCAACTTGGAGATCCCAAGAGATAAGATTCAGTATGTGAATATAAAGATTGAAGGGCTCAATGGACAACTGCCCAACCTTGACCTTTTCAATTTGGCTGTTCGCCTGTGTCGTCGAGAACAGGTTCTAGTGACTTTCCACCATCGG AGTGATCACTATGAAGCTGATTCATGGGACAGCTTTCAGCATTCACTGGTCACAATGCTGCATATGATGTGGTCACAAGCTTCTGGGGCACCATCTGGTGGCCATGGTCTCTTTCATCGTTACCATATAGAGGCACTCACATTAGAGGGAGTGCGTTTCAAGAAGGGATTCAAAAATCACCCACTAGAAAAAATAGCCAG GGTGACAGAAGGCATATTCCGCAGTCTGAACAACTTGTTGGAGCGCTTTcaccaatctttctttttctatctgcTGCCAGCCACGGATCGATATGTCTCCATCGGCCTGTACATGCCTCCCTTTGGGTTAATGGTTGCTGCTGCAGCTATTAAA GCACTAGCTTTGTGGATAGAGACACATCCCTCCAGCACAGATAATGAAGAGGACTCGGGAAATAAAGAGAGTCTAGAAGCCAAAACTgataaagaagagaaagcaaAAGATCATAATGTTGAGGCTGAGAAAAGTGGAGAAGCAACTAAAGACAACGAGAAGCCAGGTGAAgatgagggaaagaagtgtgaGAAGATATCAGGAGAAACCACTGAGGGGCAGCACCAAAGCCCTGGTGAGGAGACAGATGGAACTCAAGATGTAAGCCTAAATGAAGACTCTGATGACGAGTTTGAG TTACAGATGACAGGCTTATTGACAGTAACACCTATGATACTGGTATCTTTCCTTCTGGGGCTGATGGCTTACACTGCCCCCTACATACTGACACGCTTCACTCCATCAATGAAAATGAAGCCAGATGACACCATATTGTTCGGCATTTTGGCAGTCTTCTCTGCTGCTTTGTCCTACCCTTATCTTATGAGCAG GAAGGCAGCACCCGAGGACCAGTTGACAGTAGACTGGCGTCTTCTGCAATGCGTGGGTTTGTTCATGCAGGGACTTGTGCTAATGGCCCTCTCTGTCATGAACATCTCTCTTGCATTTTTCCTTGCTGCCTCATCCATACCAGTCACAGGTTTTATTAAGGGGACCAACCAAAG AGTGCTTCGTGTTCTCCAGCTTTTTGCCTTACTTGTCATCTCCCCTTTGGGTCTCTTGATCATTGCCTCTCTTGTGAATGCTTCCTTGGAGAAGAACTTCAGTGGGAAACTTGTGGACCTTGTTGCTGGGGGCTATGAACACATGAAGGAGATGATATTTCTGCTGCTGGTAGACCAATACCTCTTCAGCTCCTGGACATACACAATTATCTGCTTTGCCATCCTTCCTACCTGGCTTGTCTTCTGGGCAGTTCCCTTCAATTCACCTTGA